The sequence below is a genomic window from Streptomyces sudanensis.
CGGCGCAGGGGGGCGGTGCAGTGGGTGTACTCGTCGGCGACGGCGGCGTGCAGGGCGAGCGCGGGCAGGTTGCCGTCGGTGAAGACGGTGTAGCCGGCGCCCCGCAGCAGCGCCGTGCAGTCCTGGAGGAACGCCGCGTGCCGGGGCAAGTTCGGGTCGAGGGTGCGGACCAGCGCGGCGTACGGGACGTGGTGCGGCCAGTCGACGCCGAGGGCCTTGGCGGAGCGCCGCAGCCGGGCCACGGCGCCGTCCGGGGCGGTCGGCAGGGTGCGCAGGACGCCGGTGCCCGCGGCGGTCATCAGGTCGGCCGCGGCCATGCCGGCGAGCAGGGAGATCTGGGCGTTCCACCCGTCGGCGGGGCGCGGGGCGCGGTAGACGAGCCGGTACGCGCCGTCCTCCTCGACGATCTCCTGTTCGGGCACGTTCAGGGAGACGCCGCCGCGCTGGACCTCCAGGTCCTCGCGGAGGCGGCCGATGTCGCGCAGCAGGGTGAGCGGTTCCTCGGCGGTGCCGGCGTCGATCCGCTGCTGCACGGTCGCGTAGTCGAGGCGGACGCGGCTGCGGACCAGGGCGCGGCCGACGTCGGTGGCGACGCGGCGCCCGTACGCGTCGAGGTCGATCCGCCACAGCAGCGCGGGCACGGTCCGGCCCGGCAGCAGGCTCGCGGCGCCCTCCGACAGGACGGGCGGGTGGAGCGGGACGCGGCCGTCGGGGAGGTACAGGGTGAGGACGCGGCGGTGCGCCTCCGCGTCGACGGCGCCGGAGGGCGTGACGAACGCCGCCACGTCGGTGATGGCGTAGTGGACGCGGTAGCCGCCGTCGGCGCGGCGCGCCAGGTGCATGGCCTGGTCCAGGTCGGTCGAGCCGGGCGGGTCGATCGTGAACAGCGGCAGGTCGGTGGCGTCCCGGCCGGGCAGGCGGGGGGACTTCGCGGCGGCCTCCGCCTCGGCGAGCGCGTCGGGCGGGAAGGCGCGGGGGATGTCGGGTCCGTCGCGCAGGGCGCGCAGGGCCGCCCGCAGGGGGGTCTCGGCGGCACCGGTCACGTGGAGTCGGCGTCGGGGCATACGCCGAGCGTAGGGCGCGGGGCGCCGCGCGTCACTTTGTACGCTGGCCCGGGCCGTGTCCCGGCCGCCGTCCGGACGTGAGGAGAACCACCGTGCTCGTGCTGTTGCCGCCCTCGGAGGGCAAGGCCGCCCCGGGGCGCGGCGCGCCGCTGGATCCGGGCGCGCTGTCCCTGCCGGGGCTGGCCGGGGCGCGGGCCGCGGTGCTCGCGGAGCTGGTCGGGCTGTGCGCCGCCGATGCGGAGAAGGCCCGCGAGGTGCTCGGGCTGAGCGAGGGGCTGCGCGGCGAGGTCGCGAAGAACGCCGCGCTGCCCACCGCCGGGGCCCGTCCGGCCGGCGAGGTGTACACGGGTGTCCTGTACGACGCGCTGGGCCTGGCGACGCTGGACGCGGCGGCGCGGCGGCGGGCGGGGTCGTCGCTGCTGGTGTTCTCCGGGCTGTGGGGCGCGGTCGGGGTCGACGACCGCATCCCGTCGTACCGCTGCTCCATGGGCGTGCGGCTGCCGGGGCTGGGGGCGCTCGGCGCGTACTGGCGCGGGCCCCTGGCGGAGGTGATGCCCGAAGCGGCCGGGGACGGGCCGGTGCTGGACCTGCGGTCGGCGGCGTACGCGGCGGTGTGGCGGCCGAAGGGCGAGGTGGCGGGGCGCACGGTGACGGTGCGGGTGCTGCACGCGCCGACCCGGAAGGTGGTCAGCCACTTCAACAAGGCGACGAAGGGCCGCATGGTGCGCTCCCTGCTGGAGTCGGGGGCGGCGCCGGGGTCGCCGGCCGAACTGGTGGAGGCGCTGCGGGACCTCGGGTACGCGGTGGAGTGCGCGGCGCCGGGCCGGGCCGGGAAGCCGTGGGCGCTGGACGTGCTGGTGGACGAGGTCCACTGAGCCCGCGGCCGGGGCGCGGCGGGTCCGGTGGGCGGCGGCCCTCCTGCGGCACGCGGCGGCCCCGGCGCCCCCGGCCGCCCGGCGCCCCCGGCGTACGGCGGGTCCGGGGGCGGCCCGGGGCGCGGCGGTCAGCGCAGGTGGGAGGTGTCGTTGAGGAGGCGGACGGAGGCGTTGCCGTCCCGGTAGTAGGCCACGGCCGACAGGGACGCGGCGGACAGCTCCATCCGGAACAGCGCCTCGGGCGGGGCGCCCAGCGCCAGCCGCACCAGGGTCTTGATGGGTGTCACGTGCGTCACCAGCAGGACCGTGCGGCCCGCGTGGCGTTCCGTCAGCCGGTCGCGGGCGGCGGCGACCCGGCGGGACACGGCCGCGAACGACTCGCCGCCGGGGGGCGCGGCCTTCGGGGAGGCGAGCCAGGCGTCCAGCTCGTCCGGGTAGCGCTCCCGCACCTCGGCGAAGGTCAGCCCCTCCCACGCCCCGAAGTCCGTCTCGCGCAGCCCGTCGTCGATCCGCACGTCGAGGCCGAGGCGCCCGGCGACGGTCAGGGCGGTCTGGCGGCAGCGCAGCAGCGGCGAGGAGACGACCTCCTGCACGGTGCCGCGCGCGGCGAGGGCGGCGGCGGCGGCCTCGGCCTGGCGCCGCCCGGCGGGCGAGAGTTCGGGGTCGCCGCCGCCGCTGCCGGAGAACCGCTTCTCCGGGGTGAGCGCGGTCTCCCCGTGCCGCAGCAGGACGAACGTGGCGGGCGTCCCGAGGTCGGCGGGCGCGGCCCAGCCGACGGGCGGCGTGGCGGGCGTCGCCGCGGCCCCGCCGTCGTCGGCGGACGGGGCGGGAGCGGTGGCGGACGGGGCGGGAGCGGTGGCGAACGGGGCCGGCTCTCCTGCGGGCACGGGCCCTCCCGCGGGCGCGGGCTCCACCACCGGCGCCGGGGCCGCGGCGCCGGTGGTGGAGNNNNNNNNNNNNNNNNNNNNNNNNNNNNNNNNNNNNNNNNNNNNNNNNNNNNNGTGTCGTGGGCTCGGCCTCCGGGCCGGCCGGCTCCGNNGTNNGGGNCANGGCGGCGCGGNCCCTGGCCGCGCCCGCCGTCGCGTCGCCGACGACGCGGGCCGCACCCGCGTCCAGGACGGCGCGGGACGCGGACGGCCGCCACTGGCGCCCCTGGCGGCCCGCGTCCATCGCCTCGTTGGCGAGGCGGTCGGCGTGCTTGTTGTGCTCGCGCGGGATCCACTCGTAGGTGACCCGCCCCGGCGGGTGGATCCGGGCGGCCTCCGCCGCGAGCGGCTTCATGTCCGGGTGCTTGATCTTCCAGCGCCCGGACATCTGCTCGACGACCAGCTTGGAGTCCATCCGCACCCGCACCGAAGCGTCCGGCGCCAGTTCGCGCGCCGCGCGCAGCCCGGCGAGGAGGCCCTTGTACTCGGCGACGTTGTTGGTGGCGACGCCGATGTACTCGGCCGTCTCCACCAGCGCCTCGCCCGACACCGGGTCCAGGACCACCGCGCCGTACCCGGCCGGGCCCGGGTTGCCCCGGGACCCGCCGTCGGCCTCGACGATCAGCTCGCGCAGCCGCCCCCTGCTCATTACAGGCCGGACTCCGCCGTGCGGACCAGGATGCGGCGGCAGTTCTCGCACCGCACGACGGTGTCGGCCGCGGCGGACCGGACGTCGTTCAGCTCGGTGATGTTCAGCTCGATGTGGCAGCCCTCGCAGCGGCGCTGGTACAGGCGGGCCGCGCCCACCCCGCCCTGCTGGCCGCGGATCTTCTCGTACAGCTTCATCAGGTCCGCCGGCACCGAACCGGCCACCACGTCCCGCTCCTTGGAGACGGCCGCCGCCTCGGCGTCCAGCTCCTCCTGGGCGCGGTCGCGGCGGGCGGTCGCGTCGTCGGCCTTGGCCTGGACGGAGGCGACGCGCCCGGTCAGCTCCTCCACCCGCTCCTGCGCGGCCTCGCGGCGCTCCATGACCTCCAGGACGATGTCCTCCAGGTCGCCCTGGCGCTTCGACAGGGAGACGATCTCCCTCTGGAGGTTCTCCAGGTCCTTCGGGGAGGTGACGGCGCCCGAGTCGAGCCGCTGCTGGTCGCGTGCGGCGCGCTGGCGGACCTGGTCGACGTCCTGCTCCGCCTTCTTCTGCTCGCGGGCGCAGTCGCTCTCCTCCGTCTGCGCGGCGACGAGCAGGTCCCGCAGCTGGGCGAGGTCCTTGGTCAGCGATTCGATCTCGGCGTGCTCGGGCAGGCTCCGGCGCTTGTGGGCGAGCTGCGACAGGCGCGTGTCGAGGGCCTGGACGTCGAGGAGTCGGATCTGGTCGGCGGGCGCGGCGTTCAGTTGGGGGCTCCAGGGGAGGTGTGGTGAGCGGNNNGGGAGGTGTGGTGGGCTGCCCACGGGTCGGTGACCGTCTTCGAGACGTGGACCCGCAGGTTCCAGCCGTGCCGGTCGGAGACCTCGTCGAGCTGGGCGGCGGCCAGTTCGCACCAGGGCCACTCGGTGGCCCAGTGGGCCGCGTCGACGAGGCCGACCGGGGAGTGCTGGACGGCCTCGGAGGCCGGGTGGTGGCGCAGGTCGGCGGTGAGGAACGCGTCGACGCCGGCCGCGCGCACGGCGTCGAACAGGCTGTCGCCGGAGCCGCCGCTGACGGCGACCCTGCGGACCGTCGCGTCGAGGTCGCCCGCGACGCGGACGCCCTGGGCGGTGGCGGGCAGCCGCTCGGCGGCGCGTGCGGCGAACGCGCGGAGCGTCTCCGGCGGGTCCACCTCGCAGATCCGGCCGAGGCCGTTCTCCGGTACGAGGGGGCCGGTCACGCGCAGGCCGAGGGCGCCGGCGAGGGCGTCGGAGACGCCGGGGTCGGCGGTGTCGGCGTTGGTGTGCGCGACGTGCAGGGCGATGCCGTGCCTGATGAGGGTGTGGACGACGCGGCCCTTGAAGTGGGAGGCCGCGACGGTCGTCGTCCCCCGCAGGTAGAGGGGGTGGTGGGTGACCAGCAGCCCGGCACCGAGCCGGATCGCCTCCTCGGCGACCTCCTGGACGGGGTCGACCGCGAAGAGGACCCGGTCGATCTCGGCGTCGGGGTCGCCGCAGACCGTGCCGACGGCGTCCCACTGCTCGGCCCGCTCGGGGGGCCAGAGTGCGTCGAGTTCGGCGAGGACTTCGGTGAGGCGTGGCACGCCCCCAAGGCTACCCGCAACCCCGCGGGGCCCGGCCGCCCCGGTGACCTCCCTACCCTCCCCCGGTACGGACCCGCCCGTCGGCGCCGGCGCACCGGCCGGGGTGGCGCGGCCTCGCCCGGACCGGCGCTCCCGCGGGCGCCGGGTCCCGGNNNNCGCGGNCCGCTCCGGCGCCCGGGCCCGGTACACCCGCCCGGCGCCCTTCGGCCCGGCCCCGCCCCGTCGCGGAAACGACCCGGCCGGGGCGGCCGGGTCCCGCCCAGGGCGGCCGGGTCCGGACCCCGCTCCTCGGGGCCCGGTCAGCACACCGGCCTCCGTTCCCTCAGGCGAATCCGGCGACAGCCACCCTTATGTGTGAAACGGGCGGTCCCGTGCGGTTCGGGTGGAAGTGCGAAAACTAGCGTCTGCGGCCGGAGGTGACGAACCATGACAGCCTGTGCCATCGAGGCCACCACCGGGGACGGCGGCTGCGCGGTCGGCGGGACGGGGTTCACGATCGCCGCGGACGGCTCCTACGCGGCCCGGCTGGCCGGTGAGGGCGAGGCGCTGTTCCCCGAGCGGTGGACGCTCGGCGGGCCGGAGCCGTACGCCGTTCCGCTGCCGCTCGGGCAGCCCGAGGACCCGCACGCCCAGCTGCTGCCGCTCGTGGACGGCCGGGTCCTCATCGCCCGCCGGATCGCCGGGAGGTGCGCGTTCTCGCTGCTGTACCCGACGGGCCCGCGGACGGGCGAGCTCCCGCTCGGCGCGGTCGAGGCGGAGTCGGTGCGGCTGCTGCCGCCCGCCCCGGACGGGGTGTGCGCGTACGCGCTGGCGGCGGGCGGGCGTTCGACGGGGATCTGGCGGGTGGCGGGCGGCGCGCCGGGGCCGGAGCACGTCGCCGAGGTCCGGGGGCACTGCTCGGGCGGGGTGTGGCTGGACCGGGAGGGGCGGCTGCTCGCGCTGGACCGGACGGTGGACGGCGGCCCGGTGAAGACCGTCACGGTGGACCTGCGGCGGGGCGGGGAGGTCACGCCCCTGCTGCAGCTCACGGAGGACAGCCGGGACCGGCTGGTCCTGGCCGACCCGGACAGCGGGCTGCTGCTGGTCCGCTCGGACGCGCCGTCACCGGGGCGCGAGCGGCTGGGCTGGG
It includes:
- a CDS encoding zinc ribbon domain-containing protein, giving the protein MNAAPADQIRLLDVQALDTRLSQLAHKRRSLPEHAEIESLTKDLAQLRDLLVAAQTEESDCAREQKKAEQDVDQVRQRAARDQQRLDSGAVTSPKDLENLQREIVSLSKRQGDLEDIVLEVMERREAAQERVEELTGRVASVQAKADDATARRDRAQEELDAEAAAVSKERDVVAGSVPADLMKLYEKIRGQQGGVGAARLYQRRCEGCHIELNITELNDVRSAAADTVVRCENCRRILVRTAESGL
- a CDS encoding bifunctional RNase H/acid phosphatase, producing the protein STTGAAAPAPVVEPAPAGGPVPAGEPAPFATAPAPSATAPAPSADDGGAAATPATPPVGWAAPADLGTPATFVLLRHGETALTPEKRFSGSGGGDPELSPAGRRQAEAAAAALAARGTVQEVVSSPLLRCRQTALTVAGRLGLDVRIDDGLRETDFGAWEGLTFAEVRERYPDELDAWLASPKAAPPGGESFAAVSRRVAAARDRLTERHAGRTVLLVTHVTPIKTLVRLALGAPPEALFRMELSAASLSAVAYYRDGNASVRLLNDTSHLR
- a CDS encoding RNB domain-containing ribonuclease, translated to MPRRRLHVTGAAETPLRAALRALRDGPDIPRAFPPDALAEAEAAAKSPRLPGRDATDLPLFTIDPPGSTDLDQAMHLARRADGGYRVHYAITDVAAFVTPSGAVDAEAHRRVLTLYLPDGRVPLHPPVLSEGAASLLPGRTVPALLWRIDLDAYGRRVATDVGRALVRSRVRLDYATVQQRIDAGTAEEPLTLLRDIGRLREDLEVQRGGVSLNVPEQEIVEEDGAYRLVYRAPRPADGWNAQISLLAGMAAADLMTAAGTGVLRTLPTAPDGAVARLRRSAKALGVDWPHHVPYAALVRTLDPNLPRHAAFLQDCTALLRGAGYTVFTDGNLPALALHAAVADEYTHCTAPLRRLVDRYAGELCVAAVEGREPPEWVRTALAALPAEMAEGSRRANRVERECVDIVESALLMDRVGEVFAGTVVDVRDDDPTVGTVHLEDPAVVARLEGAGTPLPLGERLDVRLTQAYPGREKALFAPA
- the yaaA gene encoding peroxide stress protein YaaA, whose translation is MLVLLPPSEGKAAPGRGAPLDPGALSLPGLAGARAAVLAELVGLCAADAEKAREVLGLSEGLRGEVAKNAALPTAGARPAGEVYTGVLYDALGLATLDAAARRRAGSSLLVFSGLWGAVGVDDRIPSYRCSMGVRLPGLGALGAYWRGPLAEVMPEAAGDGPVLDLRSAAYAAVWRPKGEVAGRTVTVRVLHAPTRKVVSHFNKATKGRMVRSLLESGAAPGSPAELVEALRDLGYAVECAAPGRAGKPWALDVLVDEVH